A single genomic interval of Shewanella halotolerans harbors:
- the argS gene encoding arginine--tRNA ligase encodes MKSHIQSLLEQAIQTLKQQAIIPADFEARIQVDRTKDKTHGDFATNLAMMLTKVARKNPREVAQLIIDSLPQDSQVAKVEIAGPGFINFFIDENALTNQLMTALNDDHLGVVLPTPQTVVVDYSSPNLAKEMHVGHLRSTIIGDAVVRALEFQGHKVIRQNHVGDWGTQFGMLLAYMEELRAKQGEQAQVELADLESFYRAAKVRFDESEEFATRARQLVVELQSGDEYCNKLWREFNDISLSHCHEVYERLGVSLTRADVRGESAYNDDLEQVVVDLDAQGLLSESNGAKVVFQDEFQTKEGEPLPVIIQKADGGFLYATSDLAAMRYRSNVLKADRALYFVDLRQALHFQQVFSLARTANFVRPEMSLEHMGFGTMNGEDGRPFKTRSGGVVKLVDLLSEAETRALELVRSKNPDMDEEELAKIAKVVGIASVKYADLSKNRASDYIFSFEQMLSFEGNTAPYLLYAYTRVAGIFKRAADIDLTGASIKLEHDKEKELGNKLAQFAEVLGRMVAKGQPHALCGYLFELAGAFSSFYEACPVLAADSEDEKKSRLLLAQLTAKTLKQGLDLLGIETLERM; translated from the coding sequence ATGAAATCACATATTCAATCTTTGCTCGAACAAGCCATTCAAACCCTAAAACAGCAGGCGATCATTCCTGCCGATTTTGAGGCTCGTATTCAGGTTGACCGAACCAAAGACAAAACCCACGGTGATTTTGCCACCAACCTAGCCATGATGCTGACCAAGGTGGCTCGCAAGAATCCTCGTGAGGTCGCACAGCTGATAATCGATAGCCTGCCACAAGACAGCCAGGTGGCTAAGGTTGAGATCGCCGGCCCAGGTTTCATCAACTTCTTTATCGATGAGAACGCCCTGACCAACCAGCTGATGACCGCCCTGAACGACGATCACCTGGGCGTAGTCCTGCCGACGCCGCAGACAGTAGTGGTTGACTACTCGTCGCCAAACCTGGCCAAAGAGATGCACGTAGGTCACCTACGTTCAACCATTATCGGTGACGCCGTGGTACGCGCGCTGGAGTTCCAGGGTCACAAGGTGATCCGCCAGAATCACGTCGGCGACTGGGGCACCCAGTTCGGCATGCTGCTGGCCTACATGGAAGAGCTACGCGCTAAGCAAGGCGAGCAAGCCCAGGTTGAACTGGCAGATCTCGAGAGCTTCTACCGCGCCGCCAAGGTACGTTTCGACGAGTCGGAAGAGTTTGCTACCCGCGCTCGCCAGCTCGTGGTTGAGCTGCAATCGGGCGACGAGTACTGCAACAAGCTATGGCGTGAATTTAACGATATCTCCCTAAGCCACTGTCACGAAGTTTATGAGCGTCTGGGTGTGAGCCTGACCCGCGCCGACGTGCGCGGCGAGAGCGCCTACAACGATGACCTCGAGCAGGTGGTAGTGGATCTGGATGCCCAGGGGCTGCTGTCTGAAAGTAACGGCGCCAAGGTGGTCTTCCAGGATGAGTTCCAAACCAAAGAGGGTGAACCACTGCCGGTGATCATCCAGAAGGCCGACGGCGGCTTCCTGTATGCCACCAGCGATCTGGCGGCGATGCGCTATCGCTCAAACGTACTCAAGGCCGACCGCGCCCTGTACTTCGTCGACCTGCGTCAGGCCCTGCACTTCCAGCAGGTATTCAGCCTGGCCCGCACCGCTAACTTCGTCCGTCCAGAGATGAGCCTAGAACACATGGGCTTTGGCACCATGAACGGCGAAGATGGTCGCCCATTCAAGACCCGCTCTGGTGGGGTGGTGAAGCTGGTTGACCTGCTGAGCGAGGCCGAGACCCGTGCGCTTGAACTGGTACGCAGCAAGAATCCTGATATGGATGAAGAGGAGCTGGCCAAGATCGCCAAAGTGGTGGGTATCGCCTCGGTGAAATATGCCGATCTCTCGAAGAATCGCGCCAGCGACTACATCTTCAGCTTCGAGCAGATGCTGAGCTTCGAGGGCAACACGGCGCCTTACCTGCTTTACGCCTACACACGTGTTGCAGGCATCTTCAAGCGTGCGGCCGATATCGACCTCACGGGCGCCAGCATCAAGCTGGAGCACGACAAAGAGAAAGAGCTGGGCAACAAGCTGGCCCAGTTTGCCGAGGTGCTAGGTCGCATGGTGGCCAAGGGTCAGCCTCACGCCCTGTGTGGCTACCTGTTTGAACTGGCGGGCGCCTTCTCAAGTTTCTACGAGGCCTGCCCAGTGCTGGCGGCCGACAGCGAAGATGAGAAGAAGAGCCGTCTATTGCTGGCACAACTGACCGCTAAGACGCTGAAGCAGGGCCTGGATCTACTGGGTATCGAAACCTTAGAACGCATGTAG